Within the Miscanthus floridulus cultivar M001 chromosome 17, ASM1932011v1, whole genome shotgun sequence genome, the region ACGGCGGTGCAGTGCATGCCGGCTGGTCTAGGCGCCGGGCGCGGCATCCTTGGAGCGGTTGTGCAGGTACCCACCGTACTCGCGCGCGTAGTCCTTGACGTGGCTGGCCGTGTCGACGATTCGGCTGCGCGCGTAGTCCACCCGGTCGGCGCCCACGGGGTGTCGCCCCGTGAAGTAGCGGTACATCCAGGTGCCCACGGCGAGCGCGGCGACGAGGAAGCCGCAGGCGGAGAGCGCGGCGGCGGTGAGGACGAAGAGCGCGACGGCGATGGGCACCCAGATGGGGCTGGTGAGCAGCGCGATGGGGCCCAGGAAGACGAGCGCCACGACGGCGCCCGTCAGCGTGAGCCCCGTGAGGAGCAGCAGCACGGCGCCGGAGACGAGCAGCGTCAGGAAGCCCACCACCTGCGTCGAGTTGGGCACCCGCCGCAGCAGCGTCGCCGACGACGGCGGGTCCGCCGCCGGGTGCTCGCCGCCGCCGTGTCCGTGCCCGTtcgcgtgctgctgctgccgatCTCCCATGCTCTCCCGCTCGCTCGCTGTTgctcgcgcccgcgcccgcg harbors:
- the LOC136517775 gene encoding oleosin G-like; protein product: MGDRQQQHANGHGHGGGEHPAADPPSSATLLRRVPNSTQVVGFLTLLVSGAVLLLLTGLTLTGAVVALVFLGPIALLTSPIWVPIAVALFVLTAAALSACGFLVAALAVGTWMYRYFTGRHPVGADRVDYARSRIVDTASHVKDYAREYGGYLHNRSKDAAPGA